From Anabaena cylindrica PCC 7122, one genomic window encodes:
- a CDS encoding TrbI/VirB10 family protein has protein sequence MDNSHQNHEFDSYENSANYSLESHTNNGNHRSTQTAVDEENISPEEEQKLAGHNPTTNQLISQEYRLKQDQEAAVERPLAEKPGVRLVSVVTLVGIVIASGSTLWFGFLQPKPPAKQVAKTNDSSPSSEPVLDESAELKSRLAFQDQQQQINVKPVPTISPSPASPAKPQPSPQVRAVRQTVAPRTTAVRVAEPAPRVMRYSSPASVNSPVSHTVPRTIQQPVQQAENDVDPLQQWKQLASLGQSQISNSTLSTQEKPTASTASNQTLKTLKPTTPPPQETELRTVLVGSKSVDSQTELTPGMMGILNRTPVDLVNSNVGSNKDVALGTSVRGKVIMPMIWDEGGNNPNDRFAVELTESLKATDGTEALPAGTVVVAQTTAVGKRNNLVSASAIALVYPNSQGTVKQETIPANTLLIRGGNKRPLIAQKLNDVGSEIAQQDLLVGLLSSLGKVGSIVNQPRTQSSTVVANGTFNQSTVSSTADPQIWAAALEGFFSPVSERLSRRSDQAVQELLQRPQIQFLREGTEVSVVVNNFLKIEQ, from the coding sequence ATGGACAATTCCCATCAAAACCACGAATTTGACTCCTACGAAAATTCGGCTAATTATTCCTTAGAATCACATACTAATAATGGTAATCATCGTTCTACCCAAACCGCTGTAGATGAGGAAAATATCAGTCCTGAAGAGGAGCAAAAGCTGGCAGGCCATAACCCTACTACAAATCAACTTATCTCTCAAGAATATCGCTTGAAACAAGATCAAGAAGCAGCAGTAGAGCGACCGTTAGCAGAAAAACCAGGTGTCCGTCTGGTATCAGTAGTCACTTTGGTAGGAATAGTTATTGCTTCTGGTTCAACGCTCTGGTTTGGATTTCTGCAACCGAAACCTCCTGCTAAACAAGTAGCAAAAACGAATGATTCTTCTCCCAGTAGTGAACCAGTTTTAGATGAATCTGCTGAACTCAAAAGCCGATTGGCGTTTCAAGATCAACAGCAACAAATCAATGTCAAACCAGTTCCTACTATATCTCCCAGTCCAGCATCACCAGCTAAACCACAGCCATCACCACAAGTTCGTGCAGTGCGGCAGACTGTTGCACCGCGCACTACTGCTGTTAGAGTTGCTGAACCTGCACCCAGAGTGATGCGGTATTCTTCCCCAGCTTCTGTAAATTCGCCTGTGAGTCATACAGTCCCACGAACAATTCAACAACCAGTACAACAAGCTGAAAATGATGTTGATCCTTTACAGCAATGGAAGCAATTAGCTAGTCTCGGACAGTCACAAATTAGCAACTCAACTCTGTCAACTCAGGAAAAACCGACAGCATCGACAGCAAGTAATCAAACTCTCAAAACTTTAAAACCCACTACACCCCCTCCTCAAGAGACTGAACTGCGAACAGTTTTAGTTGGTTCTAAAAGTGTTGATAGTCAAACTGAATTAACTCCAGGTATGATGGGTATCCTCAATCGTACCCCTGTAGATTTAGTCAATTCCAATGTAGGCAGCAATAAGGATGTAGCACTGGGTACATCTGTGCGGGGTAAAGTAATTATGCCAATGATATGGGACGAGGGTGGTAATAATCCTAATGACCGCTTTGCTGTGGAGTTAACCGAATCTCTCAAAGCTACAGATGGTACAGAGGCACTTCCGGCTGGTACTGTTGTCGTCGCTCAAACTACAGCTGTAGGTAAAAGAAATAATTTGGTTTCGGCTAGTGCGATCGCATTGGTTTATCCTAATTCCCAAGGTACGGTTAAACAGGAAACGATACCAGCTAATACGCTATTAATTCGGGGTGGAAACAAGCGCCCATTGATTGCTCAAAAGCTCAATGATGTGGGGTCAGAAATTGCTCAACAAGATTTATTGGTGGGATTACTCAGTAGTTTGGGGAAAGTGGGTAGTATTGTCAATCAACCCCGGACTCAATCTAGCACTGTTGTTGCCAATGGCACTTTTAATCAAAGTACTGTTTCTAGCACCGCTGACCCGCAAATTTGGGCGGCTGCGTTGGAAGGATTTTTCAGCCCAGTGAGCGAACGTTTATCGAGACGGTCTGACCAAGCAGTGCAAGAATTATTACAACGTCCTCAGATTCAATTTCTAAGAGAAGGTACGGAAGTCTCAGTTGTTGTTAATAATTTCTTGAAAATTGAACAATGA